Proteins encoded together in one Diabrotica undecimpunctata isolate CICGRU chromosome 3, icDiaUnde3, whole genome shotgun sequence window:
- the LOC140437303 gene encoding phosphoribosyl pyrophosphate synthase-associated protein 2, whose product MDAPKTSDIVLLSGNSHPELANLIHRRLGVKSSGCAVYHKSNRESMVQINDSIRGKDVYIIQTGAKDVNNNIMELLIMAYACKTSSAKSIVGVIPYLPYSKQCKMRKRGSIVTKLLAQMMCNSGLTHIITMDLHQKEIQGFFDCPVDNLRASPFLLQYIQESIPDYRNSVIVARNPAATGKATSYAERLRLGIAVIHGEQKESDSDEVDGRYSPPTLPRSRTMDAGVGVPVHIAKEKPPINVVGDVGGRIAIMVDDLIDDVQSFVAAAEVLKERGAYKIYVLATHGLLSSDAPRLIEDSPIDEVVVTNTIPHELQKMQCHKIKTVDISILLSEAIRRIHNKESMSYLFKNVTLED is encoded by the exons ATGGATGCACCGAAAACTTCTGATATTGTTCTTCTCTCTGGTAATTCTCATCCAGAATTGGCGAATTTAATCCATAGACGATTAGGGGTAAAATCTAGCGGATGCGCTGTCTATCATAAATCTAATCGTGAGTCAATGGTCCAAATAAATGATTCTATTAGAGGAAAAGATGTATATATAATTCAAACAGGAGCAAA AGATGTTAACAACAACATAATGGAGCTGCTTATAATGGCATATGCTTGTAAAACTTCATCAGCAAAATCTATTGTTGGAGTGATTCCTTATCTACCATACAGTAAACAGTGCAAGATGAGGAAGAGAGGTAGTATCGTCACAAAATTGTTAGCTCAAATGATGTGCAATTCTGGGTTAACACATATTATAACAATGGACCTACATCAaaaggaaatccaaggatttttCGATTGCCCAGTAGATAACTTGAGAGCAAGTCCTTTTCTTCTTCAGTATATTCAAGAAAGT ATTCCAGATTATCGTAATTCAGTAATAGTAGCAAGAAATCCAGCTGCTACTGGTAAGGCCACTTCATATGCTGAACGTCTTCGTCTTGGTATAGCTGTTATTCATGGAGAACAGAAAGAGTCTGATTCTGATGAAGTAGATGGAAGATATTCCCCACCTACCTTACCAAGATCACGTACTATGGATGCAGGAGTAGGTGTACCTGTACATATTGCTAAGGAAAAACCTCCGATAAATGTAGTGGGTGATGTAGGAGGGCGAATAGCTATCATGGTG GATGACTTAATAGATGATGTCCAATCTTTTGTAGCAGCTGCTGAAGTTCTTAAAGAACGTGGGGCCTATAAGATATATGTTTTGGCAACCCATGGTCTCCTTTCGTCTGATGCTCCACGTCTAATAGAAGATTCACCAATTGATGAG GTGGTAGTCACAAACACAATTCCCCACGAGCTGCAGAAAATGCAGTGTCATAAGATTAAAACTGTGGATATATCAATATTGCTCTCCGAAGCCATTAGAAGAATTCACAACAAGGAATCCATGTCATATCTATTTAAGAATGTTACATTGGAAGACTAA